In a single window of the Leptospira harrisiae genome:
- a CDS encoding ABC transporter permease produces MLFLAIRQILSRPQQSILTLIGIVLGTAGYIVFSGIMLGFQAVITDQLVNSDGQIKISPKDELITERTFEDVFFQNKTVRWLSPPSGRTDNSRLTNVLGWMDKLSNDHRVVSFVPQLTKEVIFVNGKATAPARFVGIDPNIQPKVTNLSDYIVEGKLSDLSRGTSLAIMGEGVLNKLGAKIGDTISVYIPGTDLIPVKVVGILSTGNRLVDDVTVYSSLSSVQSITKSSGEISQIIVKIKDIRMAAAIAEDFRYFSKDKVESWDEVNASILQVFKTQDIVRNSTTFTIILVVAFGIYNILNMVVNQKKKEVAILRSIGFDEKDTIQLFIFQGLFLGTLGAIIGIFVGILGCYYIDGIPIGDPKHNSKALMKTMMISWDWMIYVKGFFIAVLSASIASYIPARMASRLSPVDIIRGAT; encoded by the coding sequence ATGTTATTCCTTGCGATTCGACAAATCCTTTCAAGACCACAACAATCGATTTTGACTTTGATTGGGATCGTACTTGGTACTGCGGGTTACATTGTATTTTCAGGAATTATGTTAGGATTCCAAGCTGTCATTACTGATCAATTGGTGAACTCGGATGGACAAATTAAAATTTCTCCCAAAGACGAACTCATTACGGAGAGAACTTTTGAAGATGTGTTTTTTCAAAACAAAACTGTTCGTTGGTTATCACCTCCTTCGGGAAGGACTGATAATTCCCGTTTAACGAATGTTCTTGGGTGGATGGACAAACTTTCGAATGACCATAGAGTTGTATCTTTTGTTCCACAGTTGACAAAAGAAGTGATTTTTGTGAATGGAAAAGCAACAGCACCGGCACGGTTTGTAGGAATTGATCCAAATATCCAACCCAAAGTTACCAATTTGAGTGATTATATTGTAGAGGGGAAACTCTCGGATTTGTCAAGGGGGACTTCTCTTGCCATCATGGGTGAAGGAGTTCTGAATAAACTGGGTGCAAAAATTGGTGATACAATTTCTGTGTATATTCCTGGAACGGATTTAATTCCTGTTAAGGTAGTTGGAATTTTAAGTACCGGAAACAGATTAGTTGATGATGTAACAGTTTATTCTTCTTTATCATCCGTACAAAGTATCACCAAATCCAGTGGAGAAATTTCGCAAATCATTGTAAAAATTAAGGATATCCGGATGGCCGCCGCCATTGCTGAGGACTTTCGCTACTTTAGCAAAGATAAGGTAGAAAGTTGGGACGAAGTAAACGCCAGTATTTTACAGGTGTTTAAAACCCAGGATATCGTCAGGAACTCAACGACATTTACTATCATTCTTGTTGTTGCATTTGGAATTTATAATATTCTAAATATGGTTGTGAACCAAAAGAAAAAGGAAGTAGCGATTCTTCGCTCTATTGGGTTTGATGAAAAAGATACGATCCAACTGTTTATTTTCCAAGGTTTGTTTCTGGGAACACTTGGTGCAATCATAGGAATTTTTGTTGGAATACTTGGGTGTTATTATATTGATGGAATTCCCATTGGAGATCCAAAACACAATTCGAAAGCACTCATGAAAACTATGATGATTTCTTGGGACTGGATGATTTATGTGAAAGGATTCTTTATAGCAGTCCTCAGTGCATCCATTGCAAGTTATATACCTGCACGTATGGCAAGTCGTCTTTCTCCTGTAGATATCATTCGTGGGGCAACTTAA
- a CDS encoding efflux RND transporter periplasmic adaptor subunit gives MDRKKLSIIAFTFVIVLIVTSYFFFRNSQSNRLKIERGSLVEAVYALGTVKPVESFSLKFGIAASVREIFVEEGQTVTKGQALLTNDSGITFRSPFTGTLTKLNVAKNETAMPGLPLLEIQNLKEVYISVSLDQESALRVKPGQIVQLSFESIRGNVYKGKVERIYPSNGQFLVRIEPHELPQGILPDMTTDVAIEVSSKENVILVPLVAVDRGKLIRFRDGKRDKIEIRIGAINSEFGELIQGDLKEGDEVLVKN, from the coding sequence ATGGATCGAAAAAAGTTATCTATTATTGCTTTCACCTTTGTAATCGTTCTAATCGTTACATCTTACTTTTTTTTTAGAAATTCTCAATCCAATCGTTTAAAAATAGAAAGGGGTTCTCTTGTGGAAGCGGTCTATGCTTTGGGAACTGTGAAACCTGTCGAAAGTTTTAGTTTGAAATTTGGTATAGCCGCTTCTGTAAGAGAAATTTTCGTGGAAGAAGGGCAAACGGTTACAAAGGGTCAGGCACTCCTTACAAATGATTCTGGAATCACATTTCGTTCCCCATTTACCGGCACCTTAACCAAGTTAAATGTGGCTAAAAATGAAACTGCGATGCCAGGGCTTCCTCTTTTAGAAATCCAGAATTTAAAAGAAGTCTATATATCTGTTTCCTTGGACCAAGAATCGGCATTACGAGTGAAACCAGGCCAGATCGTCCAACTTAGTTTTGAATCCATTCGAGGGAATGTATATAAAGGAAAGGTCGAACGAATTTATCCATCCAATGGTCAGTTTTTAGTGCGCATTGAACCTCATGAACTTCCACAAGGAATTTTACCGGATATGACAACAGATGTTGCCATTGAAGTTTCATCGAAAGAAAACGTCATCTTGGTCCCGTTAGTTGCTGTGGATCGAGGAAAATTAATTCGTTTTCGTGATGGGAAACGCGATAAAATAGAAATTCGAATAGGGGCAATCAATTCTGAATTTGGTGAACTCATCCAAGGAGATCTGAAAGAAGGCGACGAAGTATTGGTTAAAAACTAA
- a CDS encoding rhodanese-like domain-containing protein: MKLKYLTILTVLFFQILGCNGQPEYLFLPQSLKLDLTPFLFRVYLPSELATLSNSDFNLNDSGIITSTKFSRFLSNWSNNRPTGVSGNLVVFQIQTSGASGRYVFFDGKQTYAYPIANLPELLTDTRDDGVLAIDGVVPKGKKISDFFAIYGIDPAIDYIVFAQDTSSLTNLSSATFAYYSLLYWGFPKERLAILNGSIADLTAASSIFTTPSYTYANSNRAGSIKTLYRDQTVLQLTIGDLIHAIKNGNTNLEEVDPIPSEGFFIIDGRPNASYTGTTNSTASGSKYTNCTAKTNSTFVTNTCVVTYEGRVKSASNLVPTDLYDGTTFQFKSFAQLQTYLNNTGYQTNKQIYVYGEDATKGSLVWFVLHQILGKPTRLYEGGWKQFGALGLRTPASGSSPSAITQPASYWRTDIVTLSENNTANADNNVPNFQLDISRQYSKTANKLRTEDKAFLRGSSSGGSSGGGGGAPSGGGGNACGG, translated from the coding sequence ATGAAACTTAAATACTTAACAATACTCACTGTTTTATTTTTCCAAATTCTTGGTTGCAACGGTCAACCAGAATATCTGTTTTTACCACAGAGTTTGAAACTTGATCTGACTCCATTTTTATTTCGAGTGTATTTGCCATCAGAGCTTGCGACTTTATCCAATTCTGATTTTAATTTAAATGACAGCGGAATCATTACCTCAACTAAGTTCTCTCGTTTTTTATCAAACTGGAGCAATAACCGGCCTACTGGAGTTTCAGGGAATTTGGTTGTTTTTCAAATTCAAACTTCTGGAGCGAGTGGACGTTATGTTTTCTTTGATGGAAAACAAACATATGCATATCCAATTGCAAATTTGCCTGAGTTACTGACAGACACGAGAGATGATGGTGTTTTAGCAATTGATGGAGTAGTCCCAAAAGGAAAAAAAATATCTGATTTTTTTGCAATATACGGAATTGATCCAGCAATAGACTATATAGTATTTGCACAAGATACGTCTTCTCTAACAAATCTTTCATCTGCAACTTTTGCTTATTATTCCTTACTATATTGGGGGTTCCCAAAAGAAAGGTTGGCCATCCTTAATGGTTCCATTGCGGATTTAACAGCGGCAAGTAGTATATTTACAACTCCATCCTATACCTACGCAAATAGTAATCGTGCAGGGAGTATCAAAACACTTTATCGCGATCAAACTGTTTTGCAACTGACAATCGGAGATTTAATCCATGCAATTAAAAACGGAAACACCAACTTAGAAGAAGTTGACCCTATTCCGTCTGAAGGTTTTTTCATCATTGATGGTCGACCAAATGCTTCTTATACAGGAACTACCAACTCAACTGCATCTGGATCAAAGTATACAAACTGTACAGCTAAAACAAATTCAACCTTTGTTACGAATACTTGCGTGGTTACTTATGAAGGACGAGTTAAGTCTGCCTCTAATTTAGTTCCTACTGATTTGTATGACGGAACTACATTTCAATTCAAATCCTTCGCACAACTCCAAACATATCTGAACAATACAGGATACCAAACGAACAAACAAATTTATGTTTATGGGGAAGATGCAACAAAAGGATCTCTTGTTTGGTTTGTATTACACCAAATACTTGGAAAACCAACAAGATTGTATGAAGGTGGATGGAAACAATTTGGTGCTCTCGGCCTACGAACTCCTGCGTCAGGTTCAAGCCCCAGTGCCATCACACAACCGGCTTCTTATTGGAGGACAGACATTGTCACTCTTTCGGAGAATAATACAGCAAATGCAGACAACAATGTTCCCAATTTCCAACTCGATATTTCAAGACAGTATTCAAAGACTGCAAATAAATTGAGAACAGAAGACAAAGCATTTTTACGTGGTTCATCATCCGGTGGATCTTCTGGCGGTGGCGGTGGAGCTCCTTCCGGTGGTGGTGGAAATGCTTGCGGAGGATAA
- a CDS encoding tetratricopeptide repeat protein, whose amino-acid sequence MKHLIHIFAVTCLLVTSLHSQEKEQVGSAYFQAVDEYKVKNYNKSIELVKSLLTDGKSSYEFYALLAFNYDKLNDFENSYKNILEARKRKPDDEDLLQASIAILTRHKKWKPAIELAEKTIPLYPQNPEVRYLYALALSEKGASKTALSQIEKAKAGSPNDFRMLELEGKIYYNLKNYDKADVSLRWASSINQNSAEIWNNLALVQESLYKTNKKLGKKSQANTYLTEAKECIQKASGLNGESNTIKENSKRIVALNEL is encoded by the coding sequence ATGAAACATTTGATTCACATTTTTGCTGTTACTTGCCTTCTCGTAACATCCCTTCACTCTCAAGAAAAAGAACAAGTTGGATCGGCTTATTTTCAAGCTGTGGATGAATATAAGGTTAAAAATTATAACAAGTCAATTGAACTTGTCAAAAGCCTTCTAACCGATGGTAAATCATCTTATGAATTCTATGCATTACTTGCCTTTAACTATGATAAGTTGAACGACTTTGAAAATTCTTATAAAAACATTTTGGAAGCAAGAAAACGCAAACCTGACGATGAAGACCTTCTACAAGCAAGTATTGCGATTCTAACACGTCATAAAAAATGGAAACCGGCGATCGAACTGGCTGAAAAAACAATACCATTGTATCCTCAAAATCCTGAGGTTAGGTATCTCTATGCATTGGCACTTTCAGAAAAAGGTGCATCCAAAACAGCTCTTTCACAAATTGAAAAAGCAAAAGCAGGTAGTCCGAATGACTTTCGGATGTTAGAGTTAGAAGGGAAAATCTATTATAACTTAAAAAATTATGATAAAGCAGATGTAAGCTTAAGATGGGCATCTTCTATCAATCAAAATTCTGCTGAAATCTGGAATAACTTGGCTTTAGTTCAAGAATCATTATATAAAACAAATAAAAAGTTGGGGAAAAAATCCCAAGCAAACACCTATTTGACGGAAGCAAAGGAATGTATCCAAAAAGCCTCTGGTCTCAATGGGGAAAGTAATACGATCAAAGAAAATTCTAAACGGATTGTAGCACTAAACGAACTGTGA
- a CDS encoding multiheme c-type cytochrome, with product MRFLNFQLTNIFLLTTMFVSCSDSNFIESHWNHPIQTQGIPPSHFSPLEKNMVPNACGTCHTKQFQNWEKSFHAKSIGKGLLWQKEILPQKEYNSCFHCHSPLPETKAELSNGYQTKEILNSKIHNFPDGIKNPSIICASCHIRNQVRFGPPPKTNLATNNSKPNDKLPHNGYVVKTEFESSNFCKSCHESKKDGVILNGKKLMEVYSEWENSQFAKNGVQCQNCHMPNREHSWKGIHDKTFVQNSVLPHWQITEKDGTYSVKAELKSVGVGHMFPTYVVPKIYLRFYAITNQNTRILLDESMIGRFVNTDLNEEYFDTRIKPNGSLLVQFEYKPRDHSIQEFLWEIEVNPDEQYIRSFEEQLTSKKNLLSKHSKKILEESLLEKKNSRYLLFTLNWRVPVSLPQ from the coding sequence ATGAGATTTTTAAACTTCCAACTTACGAACATTTTTCTATTGACCACAATGTTCGTAAGTTGTTCCGATTCGAATTTTATCGAATCACACTGGAATCATCCCATTCAAACACAAGGAATTCCTCCTTCTCACTTTTCTCCTTTAGAAAAAAATATGGTTCCAAACGCTTGTGGCACTTGTCATACAAAACAATTTCAAAATTGGGAAAAAAGTTTTCACGCAAAATCTATTGGAAAAGGATTGTTATGGCAAAAAGAAATATTACCTCAGAAAGAATACAATTCCTGTTTTCATTGTCACTCTCCTCTCCCTGAGACCAAGGCAGAACTTTCCAATGGATACCAAACTAAAGAGATTTTAAATTCAAAAATCCATAACTTTCCCGATGGAATCAAAAACCCATCAATCATTTGTGCCTCTTGTCATATCCGTAACCAAGTTCGATTTGGCCCACCACCAAAAACAAACTTAGCCACAAACAACAGTAAACCGAATGATAAACTTCCACATAACGGATATGTGGTGAAAACTGAATTTGAATCTTCAAATTTTTGTAAGTCCTGCCATGAAAGTAAAAAAGACGGAGTGATTTTAAACGGGAAAAAGCTGATGGAGGTATATTCCGAATGGGAAAATAGTCAATTTGCAAAAAATGGAGTCCAGTGTCAAAACTGTCATATGCCTAACCGGGAACATTCCTGGAAAGGAATCCATGATAAAACTTTTGTGCAAAACTCTGTATTACCTCATTGGCAAATCACAGAGAAAGATGGAACTTATTCTGTCAAAGCCGAACTCAAATCCGTCGGGGTTGGTCACATGTTTCCAACGTATGTGGTTCCAAAGATCTATTTACGTTTTTATGCGATTACAAACCAAAACACTCGGATTCTTTTAGATGAGTCAATGATAGGGAGATTTGTAAATACAGATTTAAATGAAGAATATTTTGATACAAGGATCAAACCGAATGGAAGTCTTTTGGTTCAATTTGAATACAAACCAAGAGACCATTCAATCCAAGAATTCCTTTGGGAAATTGAAGTAAATCCTGATGAACAGTACATTCGAAGTTTCGAAGAACAGTTAACTTCAAAAAAAAATTTACTCTCCAAACATTCGAAAAAAATATTAGAAGAGTCCCTCCTTGAAAAAAAGAACTCTCGTTACCTATTGTTTACTTTGAATTGGCGAGTGCCTGTTTCACTTCCGCAATGA
- a CDS encoding trans-sulfuration enzyme family protein: MFEHFETDAIRIQTKRTGEKEHSTPLFLTSSFVFDGAEHARALFAEEVTGNQYTRFSNPNTTELIDKMCSLEHTEDGIATASGMSAVFTSVFGLVKAGDHIVSARAIFGSTHQIFANILPRFGVTTTYVDINKPELWESAFQENTKIVYIETPSNPGLDIVDLVWVAALCKKKKAILIVDNCFCSPYIQRPADFGADIVIHSATKYLDGQGRVIAGIILGKKEYIQPIRYMARNTGPSLSPMNAWIISKSLETLAVRMDRHSENAMKLAEFLEQSADVELVRYPFLPNDPGYAIAKKQMKSGGGIVSFVIKGGVERARKFLDSLKWFSLTANLGDTRTTVTHPTSTTHSKLTEAERQAVGILPGLIRVSVGLEHIDDIIAEVKQALANSK; encoded by the coding sequence ATGTTTGAACACTTTGAAACTGACGCCATCCGCATCCAAACCAAAAGAACCGGGGAAAAAGAACATTCCACCCCGCTATTTTTAACTTCCAGTTTTGTTTTTGATGGTGCAGAACATGCGAGGGCGCTTTTTGCAGAAGAAGTTACAGGTAACCAATACACTAGGTTTTCCAATCCCAATACCACAGAGTTAATTGATAAAATGTGTTCTTTGGAACATACAGAAGATGGAATTGCCACTGCTTCGGGAATGTCTGCGGTTTTTACTTCAGTATTTGGTCTGGTTAAAGCTGGAGATCACATTGTATCTGCTCGGGCTATCTTTGGATCCACACATCAAATTTTTGCAAACATATTACCTCGATTTGGTGTGACCACTACTTATGTTGACATCAACAAACCAGAGTTATGGGAATCAGCATTCCAAGAAAATACAAAAATTGTTTACATTGAAACACCTTCCAATCCAGGACTTGATATAGTAGATTTAGTATGGGTTGCGGCGTTATGTAAAAAGAAAAAAGCAATTCTCATTGTTGATAATTGTTTTTGTTCTCCATATATCCAAAGACCCGCTGATTTTGGAGCCGACATTGTAATCCACTCTGCAACAAAATATTTGGACGGTCAAGGTAGAGTGATTGCTGGTATCATTTTAGGAAAAAAAGAATATATCCAACCAATTCGATATATGGCAAGAAATACTGGCCCATCCTTATCTCCAATGAATGCATGGATTATCTCAAAAAGTTTAGAAACTCTTGCGGTAAGAATGGATAGACATTCTGAAAACGCAATGAAGTTGGCCGAATTTTTAGAACAATCAGCCGATGTTGAATTAGTTAGGTATCCTTTTTTGCCAAATGATCCTGGTTATGCGATTGCCAAAAAACAAATGAAATCAGGTGGAGGAATTGTTTCTTTTGTCATTAAAGGCGGAGTGGAAAGAGCAAGAAAATTTTTAGATTCTTTAAAGTGGTTTTCTCTTACGGCAAACTTAGGAGATACAAGAACCACTGTGACTCATCCAACATCAACGACTCATTCAAAACTAACGGAAGCAGAAAGGCAAGCAGTAGGAATTTTGCCAGGGCTCATCCGAGTGTCTGTTGGATTAGAACATATTGATGATATCATTGCGGAAGTGAAACAGGCACTCGCCAATTCAAAGTAA
- a CDS encoding ABC transporter ATP-binding protein, translating into MLGIEANHIFKSFGEPPQDVLKDVSLEIGVGDFVALTGKSGSGKSTLLYIVSGLDNPTRGDVKLNGSSLVGMGSKEIHTLRNQSIGFVFQFHYLLPELTGLENITMPARKTGSHKLIEEYALHLMENFSVLHCKDKFPSQMSGGEGQRVAIARALVQKPKFLFADEPTGNLDTTNGDKVMEIFKKINQVDGTTILFVTHDPDYAGLASRRVHMVDGKIAEIS; encoded by the coding sequence ATGTTAGGAATCGAAGCCAATCATATTTTTAAATCATTTGGTGAGCCACCTCAAGATGTGTTGAAAGATGTGTCTTTAGAAATTGGTGTGGGAGATTTTGTTGCACTGACTGGAAAATCTGGGTCAGGAAAATCTACTTTGCTTTATATTGTGAGTGGTCTTGATAACCCAACGAGAGGAGATGTCAAACTGAATGGAAGTTCCCTTGTAGGTATGGGAAGTAAAGAAATTCATACTTTGAGAAACCAATCGATTGGTTTTGTATTTCAATTTCACTATTTACTTCCCGAACTCACTGGACTTGAAAACATAACCATGCCAGCGAGAAAAACTGGATCACATAAATTGATCGAAGAATATGCTCTACATTTAATGGAGAATTTTTCAGTTTTACATTGTAAGGATAAGTTTCCAAGCCAAATGTCTGGTGGGGAAGGCCAGCGTGTTGCCATCGCACGTGCACTTGTACAAAAACCAAAATTTCTTTTTGCTGATGAACCAACTGGAAATTTAGATACGACTAATGGTGATAAGGTGATGGAAATTTTCAAAAAGATCAATCAAGTGGATGGAACCACAATTTTGTTTGTCACTCATGATCCCGATTACGCGGGTCTTGCCAGTCGTCGCGTTCATATGGTTGACGGTAAAATTGCAGAAATTTCTTGA
- the mtaB gene encoding tRNA (N(6)-L-threonylcarbamoyladenosine(37)-C(2))-methylthiotransferase MtaB, with protein sequence MKIKFHTLGCRLNFFETDGMYSVLKDKGFSLAEAQEEAKYIVVNTCTVTNKADVKNRNIIRNAIRTNPGAKVYVTGCYAETDKEILQNIPGVFGVFGNSEKSALPYKILEDWEGKDSYPEKTLDRFAYSDVLPEGHTRSYLKIQDGCNRKCSYCKIPAARGVGVSRNYNDVLDQVRYLQDNGVGEIQLTGVNLGWYRLENGEKGFLNLLEDILKILEYSRIRLSSIEPPDVGSGLLDLMKHPRFCKFLHVPIQSGSRKVLKDMRRTYHPDAFRTRIELAKEKLPNLFLGTDVIVGFPSETELEFQETKDLLVELGFAKLHVFPYSVRKGTTAESFGDPIPGDEKKRRVLDLMSLSSTLHTKYAESVIGKSYEAILESDGRLVTDNYLKGRLQDSSIFHTLQKGQFVDVRCLEYKPAKDKEGEFVFGLSL encoded by the coding sequence GTGAAAATAAAATTTCATACTCTTGGCTGTCGGTTGAATTTTTTTGAAACCGATGGTATGTATTCTGTATTAAAAGACAAAGGGTTTTCTCTGGCGGAAGCACAAGAAGAAGCCAAGTATATTGTAGTTAATACTTGTACCGTGACCAATAAAGCGGATGTAAAGAATCGAAATATCATTCGTAATGCAATTCGCACAAATCCCGGTGCCAAAGTATACGTAACTGGTTGTTATGCGGAAACCGATAAAGAAATTTTACAAAATATCCCCGGAGTTTTCGGTGTTTTTGGGAATTCAGAAAAAAGTGCTCTTCCATATAAAATTTTAGAAGATTGGGAAGGGAAAGATAGTTATCCAGAAAAAACACTCGATCGTTTTGCTTATTCCGATGTTCTACCAGAAGGTCATACTCGTTCTTATCTAAAAATTCAAGACGGATGTAATAGGAAATGTTCTTATTGCAAAATCCCTGCCGCTCGTGGAGTCGGAGTTAGTCGAAATTATAATGATGTTTTGGATCAAGTGCGATACCTACAAGACAATGGGGTTGGAGAAATTCAATTAACGGGAGTTAATTTAGGTTGGTATAGGCTAGAGAATGGTGAAAAAGGTTTTCTAAATCTATTGGAAGATATTTTGAAAATTTTAGAATATTCGAGAATTCGACTTTCCTCCATTGAACCACCAGACGTTGGATCAGGATTACTTGATTTGATGAAACATCCAAGGTTTTGTAAATTTTTGCATGTTCCCATCCAGAGTGGAAGTCGAAAGGTTTTAAAAGATATGCGTAGGACCTACCATCCGGATGCTTTTCGCACAAGAATCGAACTCGCAAAAGAAAAACTTCCCAACTTGTTTCTCGGTACCGATGTGATCGTTGGATTTCCATCGGAAACGGAATTGGAGTTTCAAGAAACAAAGGATTTGTTGGTAGAACTTGGATTTGCAAAGTTACACGTGTTCCCTTATTCGGTCCGGAAAGGAACTACAGCTGAATCTTTTGGAGATCCCATTCCTGGTGATGAAAAAAAACGCAGAGTATTAGATTTAATGTCTCTTAGTTCCACTCTACATACCAAATATGCAGAATCCGTCATCGGTAAAAGCTATGAAGCCATTCTTGAAAGTGATGGTAGGCTCGTGACCGATAATTATTTGAAGGGTAGATTACAAGATTCTTCGATTTTTCACACACTACAAAAAGGTCAGTTCGTAGATGTTAGGTGTCTAGAATACAAACCTGCCAAAGACAAAGAAGGTGAGTTTGTTTTTGGTTTGTCCCTCTAG